The following are encoded together in the Holophagales bacterium genome:
- the fusA gene encoding elongation factor G, translated as MKQYPASAIRNVAVAGHNGVGKTTLVSALLHEAGAVNRFGRVDDGSAPTDFDPEEIERKISIGLAVAALEWKKNKINLIDTPGYGIFTSEMICAMRAADAALIVVDAVAGVEVQTEKAWQVAEEFGLPKMIVVNRMDRENADGGRVMDQIQKKFGRSCVCVEAAIGKEKGFRGAIDLIGMKGFLTDDTGKTIEGPIPQEFAEDAATLHEALVEMVAEGDDSLMETFFSQGNLTEEQMLPALRNSIRERKIVPVLFAAAGDHERGVEKILDEIVDLLPGADSFPAAAIGKDGKTDVLACDPNGPVAAIVFKTISDPFTGRLTLFRVHSGTIKADGTYWNVNRELPERFGPVFSPLGKQLNPVPEVPAGDIGVIAKLKETLTGDTLSAKEKPYRFPAVEVPEPAISFSIEPKSKGDEDKISIALAKLTEEDPSLKFHRDADTSELLLSGAGQLHVEIAVARMKRKSNVEVILHPPKVPYRETITRAAEAHGRHKKQTGGHGQFADCKIRVKPLPRGSDFEFVDDIFGGSIPRNYIPAVEKGIQDTRKKGYLAGYPMVDFRVELFDGQYHDVDSSEMAFKIAGSLAYKDAMEKAKPTILEPIMKVGVRAPQEYMGDLMGDLTSRRGRPSGMDQIGDDAVVKAEVPLSEMLAYSAVLRSLTQGRGSFTMELSHYEELPRPLQEKLIAERAKLLHKADADAD; from the coding sequence ATGAAACAGTACCCCGCATCCGCCATTCGAAACGTGGCCGTCGCCGGCCACAACGGCGTCGGGAAGACCACTCTCGTCTCGGCGCTCCTCCACGAGGCGGGCGCTGTCAACCGCTTCGGTCGCGTCGACGACGGCTCGGCGCCGACCGATTTCGACCCGGAGGAGATCGAACGGAAGATATCGATCGGGCTGGCCGTGGCGGCCCTCGAGTGGAAGAAGAACAAGATCAACCTGATCGACACGCCCGGCTACGGCATCTTCACGTCGGAGATGATCTGCGCCATGCGCGCCGCCGACGCGGCGCTCATCGTCGTCGACGCCGTCGCCGGCGTCGAGGTCCAGACCGAGAAGGCGTGGCAGGTCGCCGAGGAGTTCGGCCTGCCGAAGATGATCGTCGTCAACCGGATGGACCGCGAGAATGCGGACGGCGGCCGGGTGATGGACCAGATCCAGAAGAAGTTCGGCCGCTCCTGCGTCTGCGTCGAGGCAGCCATCGGAAAGGAAAAGGGCTTCCGGGGTGCGATCGACCTGATCGGGATGAAGGGCTTCCTCACCGACGACACCGGCAAGACCATCGAGGGGCCCATTCCCCAGGAGTTCGCCGAGGACGCGGCGACGCTGCACGAGGCGCTCGTCGAGATGGTCGCCGAGGGGGACGACTCCCTCATGGAGACCTTCTTCAGCCAGGGCAACCTGACCGAGGAACAGATGCTCCCGGCCCTTCGCAACTCCATCCGCGAACGGAAGATCGTGCCGGTACTCTTCGCCGCCGCCGGCGACCACGAGCGGGGCGTCGAGAAGATCCTCGACGAGATCGTCGACCTCCTTCCCGGTGCAGACTCCTTCCCCGCCGCCGCCATCGGAAAAGACGGCAAGACCGACGTGCTCGCGTGCGACCCGAACGGCCCCGTGGCCGCGATCGTCTTCAAGACGATCTCCGACCCCTTCACGGGCCGCCTGACCCTCTTCCGCGTCCACTCCGGCACGATCAAGGCCGACGGCACCTACTGGAACGTGAACCGCGAGCTGCCGGAGCGCTTCGGCCCGGTCTTCTCGCCGCTCGGCAAGCAGCTGAACCCCGTTCCCGAGGTCCCGGCCGGGGACATCGGCGTCATCGCCAAGCTCAAGGAGACCCTCACGGGCGACACGCTCTCCGCCAAGGAGAAGCCGTACCGCTTCCCCGCCGTCGAGGTCCCCGAGCCGGCGATCTCCTTCTCCATCGAGCCCAAGTCGAAGGGGGACGAGGACAAGATCTCCATCGCCCTGGCCAAGCTCACCGAGGAAGACCCGTCCCTGAAGTTCCACCGCGACGCCGACACCAGCGAGCTTCTCCTCTCGGGCGCCGGCCAGCTCCACGTCGAGATCGCCGTCGCCCGCATGAAGCGGAAGTCGAACGTCGAGGTCATCCTCCACCCGCCGAAGGTCCCCTACCGCGAGACGATCACGCGGGCCGCCGAGGCGCACGGACGCCACAAGAAGCAGACGGGCGGCCACGGGCAGTTCGCCGACTGCAAGATCCGCGTCAAGCCGCTCCCCCGCGGCTCCGATTTCGAGTTCGTGGACGACATCTTCGGCGGCTCGATCCCGAGGAACTACATTCCCGCCGTCGAGAAGGGAATCCAGGACACCCGGAAGAAGGGCTACCTCGCCGGCTACCCGATGGTCGACTTCCGCGTCGAGCTCTTCGACGGCCAGTACCACGACGTCGACTCGTCGGAAATGGCCTTCAAGATCGCCGGCTCCCTCGCCTACAAGGATGCGATGGAGAAGGCGAAACCGACGATCCTCGAGCCGATCATGAAGGTCGGCGTCCGGGCGCCCCAGGAGTACATGGGCGACCTCATGGGCGACCTGACGAGCCGCCGCGGCCGCCCCTCGGGCATGGACCAGATCGGCGACGACGCGGTGGTCAAGGCCGAGGTCCCGCTCTCCGAGATGCTCGCCTACTCCGCCGTCCTGCGCTCCCTCACCCAGGGCCGCGGCTCCTTCACGATGGAGCTCTCCCACTACGAGGAGCTGCCGAGGCCCCTGCAGGAGAAGCTCATCGCCGAGCGCGCCAAGCTGCTGCACAAGGCCGACGCCGACGCCGACTGA
- the lpxA gene encoding acyl-ACP--UDP-N-acetylglucosamine O-acyltransferase translates to MSIHATAVVHDSALVHPDAQIGPYAVIGESVVIGAGTVVGAHAIVDGPTVLGEGNVVHPHVALGGPPQDLKYAGEPTRLVVGSRNVFREFMTAHRGTVTGHGETVIGDDNLFMAYSHVAHDCVVGSRTVFANSASLSGHVVVEDDVVLGGFVAVRQFCRVGRFAYVGGMTPVNKDVLPFTWTSSDRDTKAYKINGVGLSRKGYSAERVASLQKAYRLLHRNRHDHVAALTALDALAETAPDVRVLLDFITSSKAGIHGA, encoded by the coding sequence ATGTCTATCCACGCCACTGCGGTCGTTCACGATTCCGCGCTGGTTCACCCGGACGCCCAGATCGGCCCGTACGCCGTCATCGGGGAGTCGGTGGTCATCGGGGCGGGCACCGTCGTCGGGGCGCACGCCATCGTCGACGGGCCGACCGTCCTCGGTGAAGGCAACGTCGTCCACCCGCACGTCGCCCTGGGCGGGCCTCCGCAGGACCTGAAGTACGCCGGGGAACCGACCCGACTCGTCGTCGGAAGCCGCAACGTCTTCCGCGAGTTCATGACCGCCCACCGCGGCACGGTGACGGGCCACGGCGAGACCGTCATCGGCGACGACAACCTCTTCATGGCCTACTCGCACGTTGCCCACGACTGCGTCGTCGGGAGCCGCACCGTCTTCGCGAACTCGGCGTCCCTCTCCGGGCACGTCGTCGTCGAGGACGACGTCGTTCTCGGCGGGTTCGTCGCCGTGAGGCAGTTCTGCCGCGTCGGGCGATTCGCCTACGTCGGTGGCATGACGCCGGTGAACAAGGACGTCCTGCCCTTCACCTGGACGTCGAGCGACCGCGACACGAAGGCCTACAAGATCAACGGTGTCGGCCTCTCCCGAAAGGGCTACTCGGCCGAGCGGGTCGCCTCCCTCCAGAAGGCCTATCGGCTCCTCCACCGGAACCGGCACGATCACGTCGCCGCGCTGACGGCCCTCGACGCGCTCGCCGAGACCGCGCCGGACGTGCGGGTCCTGCTCGACTTCATCACGAGCTCGAAGGCCGGCATTCACGGGGCGTGA
- the fabZ gene encoding 3-hydroxyacyl-ACP dehydratase FabZ — translation MSSEPGATALGIRDILRVLPHRYPFLLVDRILEVEPGKKVVGLKNVTFNEEFFQGHFPGNPVMPGVLLIEAMAQVGAFMLIAATDDPSRRQLRLAGLDAVRFRRPVVPGDQILFTVEFVAAKKSIVKVRGEARVDGHLCAEAEILSMIQDCGPEERG, via the coding sequence ATGAGCTCGGAGCCGGGCGCGACCGCACTCGGGATACGCGACATCCTGCGGGTCCTCCCTCACAGGTATCCCTTCCTCCTCGTCGACCGGATCCTGGAAGTCGAACCGGGGAAGAAGGTCGTCGGCCTGAAGAACGTGACGTTCAACGAGGAGTTTTTCCAGGGACACTTTCCCGGAAACCCGGTCATGCCGGGTGTTCTCCTCATCGAGGCGATGGCCCAGGTCGGGGCCTTCATGTTGATCGCCGCGACCGACGACCCGTCCCGGAGGCAGCTGCGGCTCGCGGGCCTCGACGCCGTGAGGTTCCGGCGTCCTGTCGTCCCTGGAGACCAGATCCTCTTCACCGTCGAGTTCGTCGCGGCGAAGAAGTCCATCGTCAAGGTCCGCGGTGAGGCGCGCGTGGACGGGCACCTCTGCGCCGAGGCGGAGATCCTGAGCATGATCCAGGACTGCGGGCCCGAGGAGCGAGGCTGA
- the lpxD gene encoding UDP-3-O-(3-hydroxymyristoyl)glucosamine N-acyltransferase: protein MARLPAAAPVAELASVCGGSLVGDGSSVVEGVRSLERAGPRDLSFVADSRAEAAAVASAAGVILAKSAGPFPGRTVIEVSDPSAALAAILASAFPRRSARSGVHPTAIVEAGARVDPRAEVGPYAIVGEGSEVGEGAILEAHVVVGRNCRIAAGAWLHPHVVLYDDVSVGPRAEVHSGAVLGADGFGYAPGAAGLRKVPQVGGVEIGADAEIGANTCVDRATLEMTRVGDGTKVDDLVMIGHNCDVGRHVVLCGQTGLAGSTTVGDQTVLGGQVGVGGHLRIGRGVKAGGQTGISSDVPDGASIYGRPHLPYKDALRVQVELKRLPETARIVRELAKAAKGDEVKG from the coding sequence ATGGCGAGACTTCCCGCAGCGGCGCCCGTGGCCGAGCTGGCCTCCGTCTGCGGGGGGAGCCTCGTCGGGGACGGGTCTTCCGTCGTCGAGGGTGTGAGGTCGCTCGAGAGGGCGGGGCCTCGCGATCTGTCCTTCGTCGCAGACTCCCGGGCCGAGGCGGCAGCCGTCGCTTCGGCCGCCGGGGTGATTCTCGCGAAATCGGCCGGTCCGTTCCCGGGCCGCACGGTCATCGAGGTCTCCGACCCCTCCGCGGCACTCGCCGCGATCCTGGCGAGCGCGTTCCCGCGACGGTCGGCTCGGTCCGGCGTCCACCCGACGGCGATCGTCGAAGCGGGGGCCCGCGTCGATCCCCGGGCCGAGGTCGGCCCGTACGCGATCGTCGGCGAAGGCTCGGAAGTCGGGGAGGGCGCGATCCTCGAGGCGCACGTCGTGGTCGGCCGGAACTGCCGGATCGCCGCCGGTGCGTGGCTCCACCCGCACGTCGTCCTCTACGACGACGTGTCCGTGGGACCCCGTGCGGAGGTCCACTCGGGAGCCGTCCTCGGCGCAGACGGCTTCGGGTACGCCCCCGGCGCGGCCGGGCTCCGGAAGGTCCCGCAGGTCGGAGGCGTCGAGATCGGCGCCGACGCCGAGATCGGCGCGAATACCTGCGTCGACCGGGCCACGCTCGAGATGACGCGAGTGGGCGACGGCACCAAGGTCGACGACCTCGTCATGATCGGCCACAACTGCGACGTCGGCCGGCACGTCGTTCTCTGCGGGCAGACGGGCCTCGCGGGCTCGACGACGGTCGGTGACCAGACGGTCCTCGGCGGGCAGGTCGGTGTCGGCGGCCACTTGCGCATCGGGCGGGGCGTGAAGGCCGGGGGGCAGACGGGCATCAGCTCGGACGTCCCCGACGGCGCGTCGATCTACGGCCGGCCCCACCTGCCATACAAGGATGCCCTGCGCGTGCAGGTGGAGCTCAAGCGCCTTCCCGAGACGGCCAGGATCGTGCGCGAGCTGGCGAAGGCGGCCAAGGGGGACGAGGTGAAGGGATGA